One region of Streptomyces sp. NBC_00442 genomic DNA includes:
- a CDS encoding LCP family protein yields MGKNSVRGEGTHGRVEHAGELGWDESLYENDASGTSNASNASNASGSTATDENPGVPGLSGAPGKSGGAGGTGGPGESGRGRRGRGGRRRRGTRTYRILKWTAITLAVLMVGTAGAGYLYYQHLNNNIRKGDRSAGGSDAKKAAPNAAGQTPLNILLIGSDSRNTDANVALGGARENRGSAPHADVQMLLHVSADRKNASVVSIPRDTRVNIPECKDPDTNKVNAPTNNLINEALGRGGAGCVLDTWEKLTGIYIDHWMMVDFAGVVAISDAVGGADVCVKQNIDDHPTTLQPGGSHLHMTAGKHTVKGEQALQWLRTRHAFGSDIARSEAQHMYMNSVIRNLKDQNAFTDTGRLMDIAETATKSLQVSSELGTVKKLFDLGMELKDIPMDRINMLTMPRLPDPKDPDAHVVPDTARADALWAMLRDDKPLDGKDDGKPAASPSSSPGPAAGAPASLAVTVVNGTGTGGRIAAKGRATEVVTALKAKGFAQAVTGSSDPAAASEVDYPKGAGAQGKADAESVATALGLPISAVKASDVKALTLVVGGDWRTGASYPKKDPKASDPLKDTETVNGADKGVCMEVYAPYRF; encoded by the coding sequence GTGGGGAAGAACAGCGTGCGCGGGGAGGGGACGCACGGCCGTGTCGAGCACGCGGGCGAACTCGGCTGGGACGAGAGCCTGTACGAGAACGACGCGTCCGGCACGTCCAACGCGTCCAACGCGTCCAACGCGTCCGGCAGTACCGCGACGGACGAGAATCCGGGCGTGCCCGGCCTGTCCGGCGCGCCCGGGAAGTCCGGCGGTGCGGGGGGAACCGGCGGACCGGGGGAATCCGGCCGGGGGCGCCGGGGCAGGGGCGGGCGGCGCAGACGGGGTACACGCACGTACCGCATACTGAAATGGACCGCGATCACGCTCGCGGTCCTCATGGTCGGCACGGCCGGCGCCGGCTACCTGTACTACCAGCACCTCAACAACAACATCCGCAAGGGCGATCGCAGCGCCGGCGGCAGCGACGCCAAGAAGGCCGCGCCGAACGCCGCGGGCCAGACCCCGCTGAACATCCTCCTGATCGGCTCCGACAGCCGGAACACCGACGCCAACGTCGCGCTCGGCGGCGCCAGGGAGAACCGCGGCAGCGCTCCGCACGCGGACGTGCAGATGCTGCTCCACGTCTCCGCCGACCGCAAGAACGCCTCGGTCGTGAGCATCCCGCGCGACACCCGGGTGAACATCCCCGAGTGCAAGGACCCCGACACGAACAAGGTCAACGCGCCCACCAACAACCTCATCAACGAGGCGCTCGGGCGCGGCGGCGCGGGCTGTGTCCTGGACACCTGGGAGAAGCTCACCGGCATCTACATCGACCACTGGATGATGGTCGACTTCGCCGGTGTCGTCGCGATATCGGACGCGGTGGGCGGCGCCGACGTCTGCGTGAAGCAGAACATCGACGACCATCCGACCACGCTCCAGCCGGGCGGCTCGCACCTCCACATGACCGCGGGCAAACACACCGTCAAGGGCGAGCAGGCCCTCCAGTGGCTGCGCACCCGGCACGCCTTCGGCAGCGACATCGCCCGCTCCGAGGCACAGCACATGTACATGAACTCGGTGATCCGCAACCTCAAGGACCAGAACGCGTTCACCGACACGGGCCGTCTCATGGACATCGCCGAGACGGCCACCAAGTCGCTCCAGGTGTCCTCGGAGCTCGGCACCGTCAAGAAGCTGTTCGACCTGGGCATGGAGCTCAAGGACATCCCCATGGACCGCATCAACATGCTGACCATGCCGCGGCTGCCCGACCCCAAGGACCCGGACGCCCACGTGGTGCCGGACACCGCCAGGGCGGACGCGCTGTGGGCGATGCTGCGCGACGACAAGCCGCTGGACGGCAAGGACGACGGCAAGCCCGCGGCGTCGCCCTCCAGCAGCCCCGGCCCGGCCGCCGGCGCCCCCGCCTCGCTCGCGGTGACCGTGGTCAACGGCACCGGCACCGGCGGCCGTATCGCGGCCAAGGGCCGGGCCACCGAAGTGGTCACCGCCCTCAAGGCGAAGGGCTTCGCCCAGGCCGTGACGGGCTCCAGCGACCCGGCCGCCGCCAGCGAGGTCGACTACCCCAAGGGCGCGGGCGCGCAGGGCAAGGCGGACGCCGAGTCGGTCGCCACCGCCCTCGGTCTGCCCATCAGCGCGGTCAAGGCGTCCGACGTCAAGGCCCTGACCCTGGTGGTCGGCGGCGACTGGCGCACCGGCGCGAGCTACCCCAAGAAGGACCCCAAGGCCTCCGACCCGCTCAAGGACACCGAGACGGTCAACGGAGCCGACAAGGGCGTCTGCATGGAGGTGTACGCGCCCTACCGCTTCTAG